The Episyrphus balteatus chromosome 4, idEpiBalt1.1, whole genome shotgun sequence genome includes a window with the following:
- the LOC129918098 gene encoding uncharacterized protein LOC129918098, whose product MWGSVEVKTYDLAATTTVGTIRSHSPRKMKTQISRQVYNPSTTTAAASSTTNSINRDDVNENETTVIVTADDRYREVKEIQEMLNEITKTSTKQKKETAATVDDPPKVVVAKH is encoded by the exons ATGTGGGGTTCCGTCGAAGTCAAAACCTATGATCTGGCAG ctaCAACAACTGTTGGCACAATACGGAGTCATAGTCCCAGGAAGATGAAAACCCAAATATCAAGACAAGTTTACAATccatcaacaacaacagcagcagcgtCGTCCACAACAAATTCAATCAATCGAGATGATGTGAATGAAAACGAAACGACTGTCATCGTCACAGCTGACGACCGTTATAGAGAAGTCAAAGAAATCCAAGAAATGCTCaatgaaattacaaaaacttcaacaaagcaaaaaaaggaAACTGCGGCTACGGTAGATGACCCACCCAAAGTTGTAGTCGCAAAACATTAA